GATGCCCATGGCGCGCAGCTCCTCGCGGGCCACCCGCCTGGCCTTGGCCACGTCGAACGCGAGCCCCTTGCGCGGCTCGGAGCCGAGGAAGAAGTTCCGCCAGACCGACATGAGCGGGATCATCGCCAGGTCCTGGTAGACGGTGGCGATGCCGCGGTCGAGCGCGTCGCGGGGGCTGGCGAAGCTCACCTCCTGGCCGTCCACCAGGTACGCGCCCGCGTCGTGCCGGTGCACCCCCGACAGGATCTTGATGAGCGTGGACTTGCCGGCGCCGTTGTCGCCGAGCACGCACGTCACCTGCCCTGCCGCCACCCTCATCGACACCTCGCGCAGCGCCAGCACCGAGCCGAACGTCTTGCCGATCCCCCTGGTCTCCAGGATCGCCTGCGGGGTCAATGTCTCACCTCCTCGGCGTACCGCCGCACCAGGCGGTTGGCCAGCGTCGCGAGCAGCAGCATGCCGCCCAGGAAGAACTTGAACCAGTCGGCGTCCCAGCCCAGGAACACGATGCCCTTGTCGGCCATCCCGAAGATGACCGCGCCGATGGCGGCCCCGATGGCGGAGCCGTACCCGCCGGTGAGCAGGCAGCCGCCGATGACGGCGGCGATGATGTAGATGAACTCCTGGCCGATGCCGATGTTGGCCTGCACCGAGGTGTAGCGCAGCGCCAGGATCGAGCCGACCAGCCAGGCCGCGAACGCGGTGGTCATGAACAGCGCGATCTTCGTCCGGGCGGCGGGCACGCCCACCGCGCGGGCGGCCTGCTCGTTGCCGCCCACCGCGAAGATCCAGTTGCCGGCCCTGGAACGCATGAGCACCCAGGTGGCCAGCGCGGTCACCAGGATCCACCACAGGATCGCCACCCGGAACGAGGTGCCGCCGATCTCGAAGGTGCCGGCGAAGATCGCGTTCGCCGCTTCGAAGCCCTCGGCCCGCCGCAGGCCGCTGACCTGCACCGTCCCGGTGATCGCCTTCGTCACGCCGAGGTTGATGCCCTGCAGCATCAGGAACGTGCCGAGCGTCACGATGAAGCTGGGCAGCCGGGTCCGCGTGACGACGAGCCCGTTGGCGAGCCCGACGGCCAGCGCCACGACCAGGCCCACGAGCATGGCCAGCCACACGTTGAAGCCGAACCGGGTGGCCAGCGTGACGAGGATCAGCCCGCTCGTCCCCGTCAGCACGCCCGCCGACAGGTCGAACTCGCCGCCGATCATCAGCAGCGCGACCGCGACCGCCATGATGCCGAGCGTGGCGGCCGGGTCGAGCCAGTTGGCGATGCCGGCCGGCGAGCGGAACACCGGCGACTGCGCGGCGAAGAACACGAACACCGCCACGAGCCCGACCACCGCGCCGAGTTCGGGCCGGATGAGCAGGCGGCGGGCCAGCCCGACGTGGGCGACCCGCTCGTCGCCCGCCGCCTGGGCCGGCACCGTCATCGAGTGCCCGCCTCGGCCAGCTTGGCCACCTGGGAGGCGGTGTCCTTGGTGACGAACCCGGGCCCGGTGTTGACGGCCAGGCCGCCGCCGACCGTGTTCAGGTTCGTCTTGTAGAGCCGGAGGAACGTGATCGGCAGGTAGCCCTGGAGGTACTGCTGCTGGTCCACCGCGAACAGGACCTCGCCGTCGTTGATCGCCGTCACCACGTCGGCCGACAGGTCGAAGGTGGCCAGCTTCGCCTGCGAGCCCGCGTCCTTGATGGCGTCCCTGGCGGCGATCGCGATGGCCGGGTTGAGCGACAGCACGCCGTTGACCTGCTGGTCGGACTGCAGCTTGGCGGTGACCTTGGAGGTGACGTCGGCCAGGTTGCTCACGTCCACCTGCAGCCGCTCGACCGTGCCGCCCAGCGTCTGCTCGGCGCCCTTGCAGCGCTGGTCGAGGCCGACGTTGCCGGCCTCGTGGATCACGCACAGCAGCTTGGTGACCCCGGCCGCCTTGAGCTGCTCGCCCGCGCCGCGCCCGGCCACGTCCTCGGACTGCCCGACGTGCGTGATCGCGCCGAACTCCTTGGACGAGTCGGCCCCCGAGTTGATCGTCACGACGGGGATCTTCGCGGCGACGGCCTTGCCGATGGCCTCCTTCAGCGCGTCCGGATTGGCCATCGACACCACGATGCCGTCCACCTTCTCGGAGACGGCCTGGTCGATGAGCTGCGACTGCTTGGCGGGGTCGCCGTCTCCCTGGTAGGTGACCGTCACCCCGTACTGCTTGCCCGCGGCCTCGGCGCCGTTCTTGACCACGTCCCAGAAGGAGTCGCCGGGGGCGCCGTGGGTGATGACGGCGAAGCTCCCGCCGCCTGTCTGGGGAGCGGCG
The nucleotide sequence above comes from Nonomuraea gerenzanensis. Encoded proteins:
- a CDS encoding ATP-binding cassette domain-containing protein, whose protein sequence is MTPQAILETRGIGKTFGSVLALREVSMRVAAGQVTCVLGDNGAGKSTLIKILSGVHRHDAGAYLVDGQEVSFASPRDALDRGIATVYQDLAMIPLMSVWRNFFLGSEPRKGLAFDVAKARRVAREELRAMGIDIRDVDQPVGTLSGGERQSVAIARAVYFGARVLILDEPTSALGVKQAGVVLRYIARARDRGLGVVFITHNPHHAYPVGDRFLLLNRGTGIGEYGKGEITAQELTTLMAGGAELEELAHELGRE
- a CDS encoding ABC transporter permease, with product MTVPAQAAGDERVAHVGLARRLLIRPELGAVVGLVAVFVFFAAQSPVFRSPAGIANWLDPAATLGIMAVAVALLMIGGEFDLSAGVLTGTSGLILVTLATRFGFNVWLAMLVGLVVALAVGLANGLVVTRTRLPSFIVTLGTFLMLQGINLGVTKAITGTVQVSGLRRAEGFEAANAIFAGTFEIGGTSFRVAILWWILVTALATWVLMRSRAGNWIFAVGGNEQAARAVGVPAARTKIALFMTTAFAAWLVGSILALRYTSVQANIGIGQEFIYIIAAVIGGCLLTGGYGSAIGAAIGAVIFGMADKGIVFLGWDADWFKFFLGGMLLLATLANRLVRRYAEEVRH
- a CDS encoding sugar ABC transporter substrate-binding protein, with amino-acid sequence MRRTPIVLALLGALAVTGCSSSGAGGQQSAAPPATSAAAPQTGGGSFAVITHGAPGDSFWDVVKNGAEAAGKQYGVTVTYQGDGDPAKQSQLIDQAVSEKVDGIVVSMANPDALKEAIGKAVAAKIPVVTINSGADSSKEFGAITHVGQSEDVAGRGAGEQLKAAGVTKLLCVIHEAGNVGLDQRCKGAEQTLGGTVERLQVDVSNLADVTSKVTAKLQSDQQVNGVLSLNPAIAIAARDAIKDAGSQAKLATFDLSADVVTAINDGEVLFAVDQQQYLQGYLPITFLRLYKTNLNTVGGGLAVNTGPGFVTKDTASQVAKLAEAGTR